In Etheostoma cragini isolate CJK2018 chromosome 9, CSU_Ecrag_1.0, whole genome shotgun sequence, the following are encoded in one genomic region:
- the lonp1 gene encoding lon protease homolog, mitochondrial produces the protein MATSVKMLCAARQLHRNSALLVKVKSSSLGLRTGSSRSLLPDTAPSLSRLQTPRFYTSTAMTAGCRLPARPHRWMRVGAAALRVQTELLTPTIRPCMVQDRMFGNRASGAGFSGEDGGESAGSGGEESGGEGGAPYSGPQMTALTPMMVPEVFPNVPLIAVSRNPVFPRFIKIIEVKNKALMELLRRKVRLAQPYAGVFLKRDDNNESDVVESLDAVYSTGTFVQIHEMQDLGDKLRMIVMGHRRIRITRQLEVEPEEAAVSPMWSESESESQHKPPQRRKAKRSRKDQPESVTEPLEDKVAEADLSPELQPLSSANILMVEVDNIQHEQFTVTEEVKALTAEIVKTIRDIIALNPLYRESVLQMMQAGQRVVDNPIYLSDMGAALTGAESQELQDVLEETNIPKRLYKALSLLKKEYELSKLQQRLGREVEEKIKQTHRKYLLQEQLKIIKKELGLEKEDKEAIEEKFRERLKERTVPQHIMDVINEELNKLGLLDNHSSEFNVTRNYLDWLTSMPWGVNSEENLLLDRAKEVLEEDHYGMDDVKKRILEFIAVSQLRGSTQGKILCFYGPPGVGKTSIARSIARALNREYFRFSVGGMTDVAEIKGHRRTYVGAMPGKIIQCLKKTKTENPLVLIDEVDKMGRGYQGDPSSALLELLDPEQNANFLDHYLDVPVDLSKVLFICTANVIDTIPEPLRDRMEMINVSGYVAQEKLAIAQNYLVPQLRSRCGLTEEKASISSEALSLLIRQYCRESGVRNLQKQVEKVFRKVAFCIVSGEQTAVTVTPDNLQLYVGKPIFTVDRMYDVTPPGVVMGLAWTSMGGSTLFIETSLRRPTGGAETKGEGSLEVTGQLGDVMKESAKIASTFARAFLMSQEPDNHLLVNSHLHLHVPEGATPKDGPSAGCTIVTALLSLATNRPVRQNVAMTGEVSLTGKILPVGGIKEKTIAARRAGVTCIILPNENRKDFSDLPDYITEGLEVHFVDHYRQMYPIVFPQDQS, from the exons ATGGCGACCAGCGTGAAGATGCTCTGCGCTGCTCGGCAGCTGCACAGAAACTCGGCTCTTCTAGTGAAAGTGAAGAGTTCCTCCCTGGGGCTGAGGACCGGCAGTAGCCGGTCCCTCCTGCCCGACACAGCGCCATCGCTGAGCCGCCTCCAGACGCCACGCTTCTACACCAGCACCGCAATGACAGCTGGCTGCCGGCTGCCCGCCAGACCTCACCGCTGGATGCGGGTCGGAGCCGCCGCTCTCCGGGTCCAAACCGAGCTCCTAACGCCGACCATTCGTCCCTGCATGGTTCAGGACAGGATGTTTGGGAACCGGGCCAGCGGTGCGGGTTTCTCCGGGGAGGACGGCGGGGAGAGTGCGGGCTCTGGGGGAGAAGAGTctgggggagaggggggagctCCGTACAGTGGACCCCAGATGACGGCTCTCACACCCATGATGGTTCCAGAGGTGTTCCCCAATGTGCCGCTGATCGCTGTGAGCAGGAACCCGGTGTTCCCCCGCTTCATCAAGATCATAGAG GTGAAGAACAAAGCGCTGATGGAGCTGTTGAGGAGGAAGGTTCGCCTGGCTCAGCCGTACGCCGGAGTCTTCTTGAAGAGAGATGATAA TAATGAGTCCGATGTGGTGGAGTCTCTGGACGCCGTCTACTCTACAGGGACCTTTGTCCAGATCCATGAAATGCAGGACCTGGGGGACAAGCTGAGAATGATCGTTATGGGACACCGCAG GATCCGGATCACCAGGCAGCTGGAGGTGGAGCCTGAGGAGGCAGCGGTGTCCCCCATGTGGTCCGAGTCTGAGTCCGAGTCCCAACACAAACCGCCACAGAGACGCAAAGCCAAACGCAGCCGCAAGGACCAGCCGGAGTCGGTGACGGAGCCGCTGGAGGACAAG GTGGCAGAAGCAGACCTGAGTCCAGAGCTGCAGCCTCTGTCCTCCGCCAACATCCTGATGGTAGAAGTGGACAACATCCAGCATGAACAGTTCACCGTCACAGAGGAGGTCAAG gCGCTGACAGCCGAGATAGTGAAGACCATCAGAGACATCATCGCCCTGAACCCCCTCTACAG agAGTCAGTCCTCCAGATGATGCAGGCTGGTCAGAGAGTGGTTGATAATCCCATCTACCTCAGCGATATGGGAGCAGCTCTGACAGGAGCAGAGTCGCAGGAACTACAGGACGTCCTGGAGGAGACCAAT aTCCCGAAGCGTCTCTACAAGgctctgtctctgctgaagAAGGAGTACGAGCTTAGCAAGCTCCAGCAGCGACTGGGCcgagag GTGGAAGAGAAGATCAAGCAGACCCACAGGAAGTACCTGCTGCAGGAGCAGCTCAAGATCATCAAGAAG gAGCTGGGTCTGGAAAAAGAGGACAAAGAAGCTATCGAGGAGAAGTTTAGAGAGCGTCTGAAGGAGAGGACTGTCCCGCAGCACATCATGGACGTCATCAACGAAGAACTGAACAAACTGGGACTGCTGGACAACCATTCGTCAGAGTTCAA tgtgaccCGTAACTACCTGGACTGGCTAACCAGCATGCCCTGGGGCGTCAACAGTGAAGAGAACCTGCTGCTGGACAGAGCCAAAGAGGTTCTGGAAGAAGACCATTATGGAATGGATGACGTTAAGAAGCGCATATTG GAGTTCATCGCAGTGAGCCAGCTGCGCGGCTCCACCCAGGGGAAGATCCTGTGTTTCTATGGCCCTCCGGGTGTAGGGAAGACCTCCATCGCCCGCTCCATCGCCCGAGCCCTCAACAGAGAGTACTTCAGGTTTAGCGTGGGAGGCATGACCGACGTGGCGGAGATTAAAGGACACAG gagAACGTATGTTGGAGCAATGCCGGGGAAGATTATCCAGTGCCTGAAGAAAACCAAGACTGAGAACCCTCTGGTGCTGATAGATGAG GTTGATAAGATGGGGCGCGGTTACCAGGGCGATCCATCGTCTGCTCTGCTGGAGCTTCTGGACCCTGAACAGAACGCCAACTTCCTGGACCACTACCTGGACGTTCCGGTGGATTTGTCAAAG GTTTTGTTTATCTGCACGGCCAACGTGATAGACACGATCCCAGAGCCTCTCCGGGACAGGATGGAGATGATCAATGTGTCTGGATACGTGGCCCAAGAAAAACTAGCTATAGCTCAG AATTACCTGGTCCCTCAGCTGCGCTCCCGCTGTGGTCTGACAGAGGAGAAGGCCTCTATCTCCTCTGAAGCCCTCAGTCTGCTCATCAGGCAGTACTGCAGGGAGTCTGGAGTCAGGAACCTGCAGAAACAAGTGGAGAag GTTTTCCGTAAGGTGGCGTTCTGTATAGTCAGCGGTGAACAAACCGCAGTGACTGTTACGCCCGACAACCTGCAGCTCTACGTGGGTAAACCTATTTTTACTGTGGATCGAATGTATGATGTCACCCCTCCAGGAGTGGTTATGGGGCTGGCATGGACTTCTATGG GAGGGTCCACGCTGTTTATCGAGACTTCCCTGCGGCGTCCTACTGGAGGAGCAGAGACTAAAGGGGAGGGCTCACTGGAGGTGACAG GTCAGCTTGGTGATGTGATGAAGGAAAGTGCAAAGATTGCTTCCACCTTTGCCAGAGCCTTCCTGATGTCCCAGGAACCAGATAATCACCTACTGGTCAACTCCCACCTACACCTGCATGTCCCTGAG GGGGCGACTCCTAAGGATGGACCAAGCGCTGGCTGCACCATTGTCACAGCACTGTTGTCCCTGGCAACCAACCGACCAGTGCGCCAGAATGTAGCCATGACTGGAGAAGTGTCACTGACGGGAAAAATACTGCCAGTAGGGGGAATCAAAGAGAAAACCATTGCT